In Methanomicrobia archaeon, one DNA window encodes the following:
- the mtrH gene encoding tetrahydromethanopterin S-methyltransferase subunit H, with the protein MFLFDKEQKVFDIAGMKIGGQPGQQATVLCGTIFYAKHYLVEDADKGIFDKKAAEDVLKKQEEFSELTGNPCVMQIFSESPEAMEKEIAFCTEVSDVPFLIDSTVAETKTAGLKYADEVGLTGKAIYNSINISCTEEELAAIKNSSIEASIVLAFNPKDSSVAGKIDLLENPGTFEKGLVSLARDLGITKPLVDAATLPIGAGAGMSVAAGFAVKSKFGLPVGLGIHNAPSAWTWLKEFRKAHATKGPSGWEGLGQDVFKICDIASNVLPIVAGHDFVLYGPIENATKAFPLVGMTDMIISEAAKAEHDIEAVEPHPILQMTA; encoded by the coding sequence ATGTTTTTGTTTGATAAGGAACAGAAAGTATTTGATATAGCGGGAATGAAGATAGGCGGCCAGCCAGGACAGCAAGCAACTGTTCTCTGTGGCACGATATTCTACGCGAAGCATTATCTGGTTGAAGACGCGGATAAGGGTATCTTCGACAAGAAAGCCGCGGAAGACGTTTTAAAGAAGCAGGAGGAATTCTCGGAGTTGACCGGCAATCCCTGCGTGATGCAGATATTCTCGGAATCGCCCGAGGCAATGGAGAAAGAGATCGCATTCTGTACAGAAGTAAGCGATGTTCCTTTCCTGATCGACTCGACGGTGGCTGAGACGAAAACGGCAGGGCTCAAGTACGCGGATGAAGTGGGGCTGACAGGAAAAGCGATCTACAACTCAATAAACATTTCGTGCACGGAAGAGGAGTTAGCAGCGATCAAGAATTCCAGCATAGAAGCATCGATTGTGCTGGCGTTCAATCCGAAAGATTCCTCAGTCGCAGGGAAGATCGATCTGCTGGAGAATCCTGGCACTTTTGAGAAAGGCTTGGTCTCTCTGGCGCGGGATCTGGGCATAACGAAACCACTGGTTGATGCCGCAACGCTGCCCATTGGCGCAGGAGCCGGAATGTCCGTTGCAGCAGGCTTTGCCGTCAAATCGAAATTCGGTCTCCCCGTAGGGTTAGGTATCCACAATGCACCGTCTGCGTGGACCTGGCTGAAGGAGTTCCGAAAGGCGCATGCAACCAAAGGACCGAGTGGCTGGGAAGGACTTGGCCAAGACGTGTTCAAGATCTGCGATATCGCCTCAAACGTCCTGCCCATCGTTGCAGGTCATGATTTCGTGCTTTATGGACCAATCGAGAATGCAACGAAGGCGTTCCCGCTGGTTGGCATGACGGATATGATCATTTCAGAGGCGGCTAAAGCAGAACACGATATCGAGGCAGTAGAACCGCATCCCATCCTACAGATGACGGCCTAA
- the mtrG gene encoding tetrahydromethanopterin S-methyltransferase subunit G, which yields MGEEVEHEKELEEEIEKEVEAEVLEKLEEEMKGLAIPVAASSPEEYAKLIERVNDMDNRVEFVAGELWQRQGEKMGFLIGLLYGALFGIVAYVFFMI from the coding sequence ATGGGAGAAGAGGTAGAACACGAGAAAGAGCTGGAAGAGGAAATAGAGAAGGAAGTAGAAGCTGAAGTTCTGGAGAAGCTCGAGGAGGAAATGAAGGGGTTAGCGATTCCCGTTGCCGCCTCGTCACCAGAGGAGTATGCGAAATTGATCGAGCGGGTTAATGACATGGATAATCGAGTGGAATTTGTTGCAGGAGAACTGTGGCAGCGGCAAGGCGAGAAGATGGGCTTTTTAATAGGCCTGTTATACGGCGCACTCTTCGGAATAGTGGCATATGTGTTCTTCATGATATAG
- the mtrF gene encoding tetrahydromethanopterin S-methyltransferase subunit F: protein MAPPKVVQNTPESAVLIARIEDLRHFITMIGRDNRFAAGLWVGFVKGMAIGLFLSFLSLGLKLLI from the coding sequence ATGGCGCCACCGAAAGTTGTTCAAAACACACCGGAATCGGCGGTGTTAATTGCACGAATAGAAGATCTCAGACACTTTATCACGATGATCGGTCGTGATAACCGGTTCGCAGCGGGACTCTGGGTAGGATTTGTGAAAGGGATGGCAATCGGGCTTTTCCTGAGTTTCCTTTCCCTCGGGCTAAAACTGTTGATATAG
- the mtrF gene encoding tetrahydromethanopterin S-methyltransferase subunit F: MAEKKEAPEGWPFITGDYEVGDPNSCVAISSNGSYFHIEHLKGVAIQGPDKTENIGAEKIMANVISNPNIRFMIMAGAEVPGHLSGETMMALHKNGIDPVTHKVIGTKGAIPFIENLPDAAVARWRDQIVEVIDMMGVEDYGQINAKVKELQGKDPGAYPEDAMIVKLGGEEEAAGGVVERPLGRPAMPSMGVINRATSQITYKTQLIARDQKLTSGLSKNALFGLIAGLASTFIFLLPLILGVI; encoded by the coding sequence ATGGCAGAGAAGAAAGAAGCTCCTGAGGGCTGGCCGTTTATCACCGGCGACTACGAGGTTGGCGATCCGAATAGCTGCGTGGCAATATCCTCGAATGGGTCGTATTTCCACATCGAGCACTTAAAGGGTGTCGCCATACAGGGGCCTGATAAAACGGAGAACATCGGAGCAGAGAAGATCATGGCAAACGTCATCTCGAACCCCAACATACGCTTCATGATCATGGCCGGTGCGGAGGTTCCCGGGCATTTGAGTGGTGAAACGATGATGGCACTGCACAAGAATGGAATCGATCCGGTGACGCACAAGGTAATAGGAACCAAAGGAGCAATACCCTTCATCGAGAATTTACCCGATGCCGCGGTTGCGCGATGGCGAGACCAGATCGTGGAAGTCATTGACATGATGGGTGTCGAGGACTATGGCCAGATCAATGCGAAAGTCAAAGAGCTTCAAGGGAAAGATCCGGGCGCGTATCCAGAAGACGCGATGATCGTGAAGCTGGGCGGCGAGGAAGAAGCGGCGGGGGGCGTGGTAGAGAGGCCATTAGGCCGGCCTGCAATGCCATCTATGGGTGTAATAAATCGTGCCACGAGCCAAATAACCTACAAGACACAGTTAATTGCGAGAGACCAAAAGTTAACCTCAGGGCTATCGAAGAACGCTCTTTTCGGACTCATAGCAGGACTGGCAAGTACGTTTATCTTCTTACTACCACTCATTTTGGGGGTGATCTAA
- the mtrB gene encoding tetrahydromethanopterin S-methyltransferase subunit B, translating to MITINEKYGIVLDPETLKVGEARAGFYKVGLSPIEEQIEVLESAVDDLFKTLDPTSSFNMAQPNREGMLSKAGFTTFFMVGVTMALLAVAVIFLALGGA from the coding sequence ATGATAACAATCAATGAGAAGTATGGGATTGTTTTGGATCCAGAGACGCTTAAGGTAGGCGAGGCACGAGCTGGCTTTTATAAAGTGGGGCTCTCGCCAATCGAGGAGCAAATAGAGGTTCTTGAGTCTGCAGTGGATGACCTGTTCAAAACCCTTGATCCAACAAGCAGTTTCAACATGGCACAACCGAACAGAGAGGGAATGCTGAGTAAAGCAGGGTTTACGACGTTCTTCATGGTCGGCGTGACCATGGCTCTCCTCGCAGTAGCGGTGATATTCCTAGCACTAGGAGGTGCGTGA
- the mtrC gene encoding tetrahydromethanopterin S-methyltransferase subunit C, producing the protein MTVTPAVEEEEGEAEAPKKGLSFKFPYDETEMALIAGIPAAIITIFTGLPAVIKGVGLLLALLWGMDSVRKTSKYGLGTGVPSIGVLGTGYGVIGALMGLAVVEYGAMPALGIYPAVLVGALFMAVLGLVSGYFSNNEKYIAMKIPRLERAMMELGMAGTLAMLLQFSIVTGTLAFQSVVDMVMETGVIAFMFIFTAMAMFHPYNACLGPDERRERTRMVSIEISGLLCIILGFAMLVLGTSPWGAWDGLSLIVFGAIVWFVFFRKFIKACMDECWETVGTGLIKTLG; encoded by the coding sequence ATGACAGTAACACCAGCAGTAGAAGAAGAGGAAGGAGAAGCAGAAGCGCCGAAGAAGGGCTTGTCGTTTAAATTCCCGTATGATGAGACGGAGATGGCACTTATCGCAGGCATACCAGCAGCGATCATAACGATATTCACGGGCTTGCCAGCAGTGATAAAAGGAGTGGGGTTGCTTTTAGCCTTACTCTGGGGGATGGATTCAGTCCGGAAGACGTCTAAGTACGGATTAGGTACGGGTGTTCCCTCCATAGGCGTGTTAGGTACCGGCTATGGTGTCATCGGAGCGTTGATGGGACTAGCAGTCGTAGAATACGGTGCTATGCCTGCACTCGGTATCTATCCCGCAGTGTTAGTGGGAGCCCTCTTTATGGCCGTTCTTGGCCTTGTATCCGGCTACTTTTCGAACAATGAGAAGTACATAGCGATGAAGATTCCACGGTTAGAGCGAGCGATGATGGAATTAGGCATGGCAGGGACACTAGCGATGTTACTCCAATTCTCTATCGTGACGGGCACGCTTGCGTTTCAATCAGTGGTAGACATGGTAATGGAAACCGGAGTCATAGCCTTTATGTTCATCTTCACGGCCATGGCGATGTTCCATCCGTACAACGCATGTCTCGGACCCGATGAACGAAGAGAGAGAACGAGGATGGTGTCAATAGAGATTTCAGGCTTGTTATGCATCATACTGGGCTTTGCAATGCTCGTACTCGGCACTTCTCCCTGGGGCGCCTGGGACGGGCTATCGTTGATAGTCTTTGGCGCGATCGTATGGTTCGTGTTCTTCAGGAAATTCATCAAGGCATGCATGGACGAGTGTTGGGAGACAGTGGGAACAGGATTGATCAAGACATTAGGATAG
- the mtrD gene encoding tetrahydromethanopterin S-methyltransferase subunit D yields MDPVMILIIGYVVIGGLLASLGAHLLPVGGAPAAMGTATGIATGTVQIMLGAVLTGLFTAATVATFTNNILLVALSGAIGATIMLDVVMFMANILYAFGCGVLPISGRVDVDPITKEPQAEYKTPQTDGHGVPNVVFVSGTIGGFVGGFGGALMYFALLNYAHFTAGTAAVASFSIFVANAILAAYNIRGTIEGFHDPKFKRLPKSMIASFAISLLAGIVVVLAALGLGVI; encoded by the coding sequence ATGGACCCAGTAATGATTTTGATCATAGGATATGTAGTGATAGGCGGGTTACTTGCAAGTTTAGGCGCGCACCTCTTACCAGTGGGCGGCGCACCAGCGGCAATGGGAACGGCAACAGGAATCGCAACAGGGACTGTCCAGATTATGCTCGGAGCGGTACTGACCGGATTATTCACAGCGGCGACCGTGGCTACGTTTACCAACAATATTCTTCTCGTAGCGCTGTCCGGTGCAATTGGCGCGACGATCATGCTCGATGTGGTCATGTTCATGGCGAATATCCTGTATGCCTTTGGCTGTGGGGTTCTCCCGATATCGGGCAGAGTGGACGTGGATCCGATAACCAAGGAGCCACAGGCAGAGTACAAGACACCGCAGACTGACGGACATGGTGTGCCCAATGTGGTCTTTGTCTCTGGTACTATTGGGGGATTCGTCGGAGGTTTCGGCGGTGCACTCATGTACTTTGCGCTACTGAACTACGCGCACTTCACCGCAGGCACGGCAGCGGTTGCGTCATTCTCAATCTTCGTCGCCAACGCCATTCTCGCAGCATATAACATACGCGGTACCATCGAGGGATTCCATGACCCGAAGTTCAAGCGACTGCCAAAATCGATGATCGCATCGTTTGCTATCTCCCTGCTTGCCGGAATAGTGGTTGTGCTCGCAGCACTGGGATTAGGAGTGATATAA
- the mtrE gene encoding tetrahydromethanopterin S-methyltransferase subunit E has protein sequence MLQVVLLFAWMLVIAFLAFIACTFEDIESDIGSQSNPNSQVQLAAQVGQVNRFFNKAISGEPLSNAMYCVVAGTVVWMLLVRLEPLVPGATWKAAVVAIPVGVGVAALIHMIFSTTAHCGRVSAQKRFEQPIYLDVLYGHLLPIATHGFMTTFCITSIAYIQSNIGTLSGNPQLNHPFALPLLGFIWGITVGSIGSSTGDVHYGTEREFQDRPFGEGKRVVYHGKITRYADCGIRTQKDIAGFCAKFGGPCTGMTFGLIILFENWRTLVGMLLGGFLPDLPVFTASGDAAAIGGIVMGLLIVAAFVVGNLVFVKWVRKKCGPFVGV, from the coding sequence ATGCTACAAGTAGTATTGCTTTTTGCATGGATGTTAGTGATAGCGTTCTTAGCGTTCATAGCATGTACGTTCGAGGACATAGAGTCAGATATAGGATCTCAGAGCAATCCGAACTCGCAAGTGCAACTAGCGGCGCAAGTGGGACAGGTAAACCGGTTCTTTAACAAAGCAATATCTGGTGAGCCGTTATCCAATGCGATGTATTGTGTGGTCGCAGGGACGGTAGTATGGATGCTTTTGGTCAGGCTTGAACCTCTCGTTCCTGGCGCAACATGGAAAGCAGCAGTAGTGGCGATACCAGTAGGTGTCGGTGTGGCCGCACTGATTCACATGATCTTTTCGACGACTGCGCATTGCGGCAGGGTTTCGGCACAGAAACGATTCGAACAGCCGATCTATCTCGATGTGTTATACGGGCATCTCCTACCGATTGCAACGCACGGCTTTATGACGACGTTCTGTATTACCAGCATCGCCTACATTCAGAGCAACATTGGGACTCTGTCAGGGAATCCACAATTGAACCATCCGTTCGCCCTCCCTCTGTTAGGGTTTATCTGGGGGATTACCGTGGGTTCAATCGGATCCTCAACTGGTGATGTGCATTATGGAACGGAGCGAGAGTTTCAGGACAGACCATTTGGCGAAGGGAAGCGGGTCGTTTACCACGGGAAGATCACGAGATACGCAGACTGCGGTATACGGACACAGAAGGACATTGCAGGGTTCTGCGCGAAATTCGGCGGACCATGTACGGGAATGACGTTCGGACTGATCATTCTGTTCGAGAACTGGAGAACTCTGGTTGGGATGCTGCTTGGCGGATTTTTGCCAGACTTACCCGTCTTTACGGCGAGTGGTGATGCGGCAGCGATAGGGGGCATCGTCATGGGGCTCCTTATAGTAGCAGCGTTCGTAGTGGGAAACTTGGTGTTCGTGAAATGGGTGAGGAAGAAATGTGGACCGTTTGTAGGAGTGTGA
- a CDS encoding methanogenesis marker 14 protein encodes MGFFSRRHKPKLLETEQISYSDLYFQLHLSRGDLSIKPLFIVASVELGNSTTKAILTATDLKSGRTYILNKAVRMTRDALSPQAAFCHTISKVELSEASIANLVKETLLECARSAGITVPDLHFVVRSTGVTACFSKIAEVEGVIKALAQGCILAGVPPRKMISPMGLENIPSELRPFSRMEKTYFDGAVTGNIPPGGESVVGNEMEGELVMAGLKEAAKWLDVDYRNPVISLDFGTTLAGRITDDELPYARVIGSYCGLAGAIPDAVISKVVNVAYPSVLDLTKTGIQGMRVKKETVIGYVEEILKQVWIGTVPRGRTRVGGVPVNVDAAERNKVVLIGVDAGENLSNLPQIADIGEALMKEEGKAYLIPVIDEVSASIQERLVRIAKEEGLLLDNTKIGVTGRAAITGKKPEIVLEKLSGLFGRNMDKEVIFADDALARGAAVLGKCMHQFGTAGNPIGGVQGRGCLYGQRIKLQKK; translated from the coding sequence ATGGGCTTTTTTTCACGGAGGCATAAGCCAAAATTACTGGAAACTGAACAGATCAGTTATTCGGACTTGTATTTTCAATTACACCTCTCGCGCGGCGATCTCTCGATAAAACCGCTTTTTATTGTGGCCAGCGTTGAACTCGGAAACAGCACGACGAAGGCCATCTTGACCGCGACGGATCTGAAAAGTGGACGGACGTATATCCTTAACAAGGCGGTACGGATGACCAGAGACGCTCTTTCTCCCCAAGCGGCTTTCTGCCACACGATAAGTAAGGTTGAGCTCTCCGAGGCTTCTATTGCGAACCTGGTGAAAGAGACGTTGCTGGAATGCGCACGGTCTGCAGGGATAACCGTGCCCGATTTGCATTTCGTCGTACGTTCTACCGGCGTTACTGCGTGTTTCTCCAAGATCGCCGAGGTAGAGGGCGTAATAAAAGCCCTGGCACAAGGCTGCATACTCGCTGGTGTGCCGCCCCGTAAGATGATCTCACCGATGGGTTTAGAGAACATTCCATCGGAGTTACGGCCTTTTTCACGGATGGAAAAAACGTACTTCGACGGCGCGGTGACCGGAAACATCCCACCAGGGGGAGAGTCCGTGGTGGGAAATGAGATGGAGGGCGAGCTGGTGATGGCAGGGCTTAAAGAAGCGGCGAAATGGTTGGATGTTGATTATCGTAACCCCGTTATATCTTTGGACTTCGGCACAACACTCGCAGGCAGAATAACCGATGACGAGTTGCCGTACGCGCGCGTTATCGGGAGTTACTGTGGTTTGGCCGGCGCTATCCCCGACGCCGTGATATCAAAGGTGGTGAATGTTGCGTATCCTTCGGTACTCGATTTGACCAAAACCGGCATACAGGGGATGCGCGTGAAAAAGGAGACTGTGATAGGTTACGTCGAGGAGATCTTGAAGCAGGTGTGGATAGGTACGGTGCCGCGTGGGCGCACGCGCGTAGGAGGCGTGCCGGTCAATGTCGATGCCGCAGAACGGAACAAGGTGGTTTTAATTGGCGTAGACGCCGGCGAAAACCTCTCAAATCTGCCTCAAATCGCTGATATCGGTGAGGCACTGATGAAAGAGGAAGGTAAAGCGTATCTCATACCGGTAATAGACGAGGTGTCCGCCAGTATACAGGAACGCCTGGTGCGTATAGCGAAGGAAGAAGGGCTGCTTTTGGATAACACGAAGATCGGCGTGACCGGTCGAGCGGCGATAACCGGGAAGAAGCCCGAGATCGTGTTGGAGAAATTGAGCGGCCTTTTTGGACGAAATATGGATAAAGAGGTTATCTTTGCCGATGATGCACTGGCAAGAGGCGCCGCAGTCCTTGGTAAGTGCATGCATCAGTTTGGGACGGCAGGAAATCCTATAGGCGGCGTTCAAGGTCGTGGCTGTTTGTACGGTCAGCGGATTAAACTGCAGAAAAAATAA
- a CDS encoding methanogenesis marker 17 protein, translated as MEVKVEGGDDFANTTFAKISQATFRDLGVRASIDNIYIYIDPTAHFFVISVKIGRVASPVTVRDMTQREPDRLKITDERYAPNLLSVLWDTYGARIKQVSRLEIEFELDEKERVAMMDLLVYDPKDDLITRILDGIDRILPEGARVRCPIPLPDRVTLLASEDPIGPEWEAKAEEIVRKGSTD; from the coding sequence ATGGAGGTAAAGGTAGAAGGGGGGGATGATTTTGCAAACACAACCTTCGCGAAGATCAGTCAGGCGACATTCCGTGATTTGGGCGTGCGAGCCAGTATAGATAATATCTATATCTACATCGACCCGACGGCACACTTCTTTGTCATCTCGGTTAAGATAGGACGGGTGGCCAGTCCCGTTACGGTACGTGATATGACACAGCGAGAACCTGACCGGTTAAAGATAACGGATGAGCGCTATGCTCCGAATTTGCTATCCGTATTGTGGGATACCTATGGCGCGCGAATAAAGCAAGTGAGTAGATTAGAGATAGAGTTTGAGTTGGATGAGAAGGAACGAGTGGCAATGATGGATTTGCTCGTCTATGATCCGAAAGATGATTTGATAACGCGGATATTAGATGGGATAGACCGGATATTACCCGAGGGTGCACGGGTGCGGTGTCCCATTCCGTTACCTGATAGAGTTACTCTTCTCGCCTCCGAGGATCCTATAGGGCCTGAGTGGGAGGCGAAAGCGGAAGAGATAGTACGTAAAGGGAGTACCGATTGA
- a CDS encoding methanogenesis marker 7 protein encodes MYEIMMFEGGVYKFNELKELVEDIGGFILQESVMQTETMLHLAFPEEEERIIRDKIKDLGGKFRKLPLGGSEIIIVAPSLGKHHAVDPICDISEYLRRKGAITNMMGLARGVGKRIAQMTVEEREVLEEFDAAVFVFGNIKECIEEKSGLCESLDVPHIIVGGPQGLALEHYVAGVGRRTDRMRRTHEIDTLERVAAEVEEVIEERRLEIEEDPLAASPLFIKEMIEMVIPQKAGEEFSLIIQIDGLRLNIEEEDVPMIKDVSVGKKKLSEICELEKSRYKGYLLKIKTEAEVGSIY; translated from the coding sequence ATGTATGAAATAATGATGTTTGAAGGAGGCGTGTACAAGTTCAACGAGCTGAAAGAGCTGGTGGAGGATATCGGTGGGTTTATACTGCAAGAATCGGTAATGCAGACCGAGACAATGCTTCATTTAGCTTTCCCTGAGGAGGAAGAGCGAATAATCAGGGATAAGATAAAAGACCTTGGAGGAAAGTTTCGAAAACTCCCTCTCGGTGGGTCTGAAATAATTATCGTCGCTCCTTCTCTGGGCAAACACCACGCGGTGGATCCTATTTGTGATATCTCGGAATACCTGCGACGAAAAGGAGCGATAACCAACATGATGGGCTTGGCGCGCGGTGTGGGTAAGAGGATAGCACAGATGACCGTCGAGGAGAGAGAGGTTCTAGAGGAGTTCGATGCTGCAGTCTTTGTTTTTGGTAATATAAAGGAGTGTATAGAGGAGAAGTCGGGATTGTGCGAGTCGCTTGATGTGCCTCACATTATAGTTGGAGGACCTCAGGGTCTTGCGCTAGAGCATTACGTAGCGGGGGTAGGAAGAAGGACTGATAGAATGCGACGAACACATGAAATTGATACGTTAGAACGAGTGGCTGCCGAGGTGGAGGAGGTTATAGAAGAGAGAAGGCTAGAGATTGAGGAAGACCCGTTAGCCGCATCGCCATTGTTTATAAAAGAGATGATCGAGATGGTTATACCGCAAAAGGCCGGGGAGGAGTTCTCACTTATTATTCAGATTGATGGTCTGCGTTTGAATATCGAAGAGGAGGATGTACCGATGATTAAGGACGTTTCGGTAGGTAAGAAGAAGCTCTCTGAGATTTGCGAGTTGGAGAAATCACGGTATAAGGGCTATCTACTAAAGATAAAGACCGAAGCAGAAGTGGGGAGTATTTATTGA
- a CDS encoding phosphoglycerol geranylgeranyltransferase, with protein MNEKARPWKNWQHITKLDPDKYISPKDLETIVESGTDALMVSGTQNITDKNVSRLITHLEDYDIPKILEPVTPDAVIDDDVDYIFVPLVLNTGDLSWIVGKHKDWILKHSINWEKVIPEAYIVMNPESAVAKLTKSKTDLIVDEVIAYARYAERYLGLPIIYLEYSGAYGDPHLVQALSDSLSDASLFYGGGIDSQATASEMKRYADVIIVGNIVYTDMDKFMATIP; from the coding sequence ATGAATGAAAAAGCGCGACCGTGGAAGAACTGGCAGCATATAACGAAGCTGGATCCCGACAAATACATATCACCTAAAGATTTAGAGACCATCGTGGAAAGCGGCACGGATGCTCTCATGGTATCAGGCACGCAGAACATCACCGATAAAAATGTCTCGAGGCTCATAACACATCTGGAGGATTACGATATTCCGAAGATTTTGGAGCCCGTAACCCCGGATGCCGTTATCGATGACGATGTGGATTACATCTTCGTGCCGTTGGTTCTCAATACGGGCGATTTGAGCTGGATTGTGGGCAAACATAAAGATTGGATCCTGAAACATTCGATAAACTGGGAAAAAGTTATCCCGGAAGCGTACATCGTGATGAATCCCGAATCAGCTGTAGCCAAATTAACGAAATCAAAGACAGACCTCATTGTGGATGAAGTTATAGCGTACGCACGCTATGCAGAGCGATATCTCGGGCTGCCCATAATCTATTTGGAATACAGCGGGGCCTACGGCGACCCGCACTTAGTACAGGCTCTCAGCGACTCGCTCAGCGATGCGTCGTTATTTTACGGTGGTGGGATTGACTCACAGGCAACGGCATCCGAAATGAAGCGCTATGCTGATGTTATTATTGTAGGGAACATAGTGTACACCGATATGGACAAGTTCATGGCGACAATTCCCTGA
- a CDS encoding 50S ribosomal protein L30 has translation MYAIIRLRGSVDVRPDINYTLGLLRLHRVNHCVIAEENDYNRGMIQKVKDYVAWGEISEETLEALFTDRGRLEGGKRLTDEYLKEHTSFKTTKDIVTALLDGKVKMKDLMAYKIKPVFRLHPPRKGHKGIKRSVKEGGELGYHGAKINELLYKMR, from the coding sequence ATGTACGCGATCATAAGGCTTAGAGGAAGTGTTGACGTTAGGCCAGATATAAACTATACCTTAGGGCTGCTTCGATTACACCGTGTTAATCATTGCGTCATTGCTGAGGAAAACGATTATAACAGGGGTATGATACAGAAAGTAAAGGATTACGTAGCATGGGGTGAAATATCAGAGGAAACGCTTGAGGCTTTATTCACTGATCGAGGACGGTTGGAAGGAGGTAAGAGACTGACGGACGAGTACCTGAAAGAACACACTTCCTTTAAAACCACAAAAGATATCGTTACGGCGCTACTTGACGGGAAGGTAAAGATGAAGGATTTGATGGCGTACAAAATCAAACCGGTGTTCAGGCTTCACCCACCGAGAAAGGGACATAAAGGCATAAAACGAAGCGTTAAGGAAGGCGGAGAGCTGGGGTACCACGGCGCTAAAATAAACGAGTTATTGTACAAGATGAGGTAA
- a CDS encoding 30S ribosomal protein S5, with protein sequence MKDRDKGREKERILGEWKPVTRLGQLVQSGEIKTLEEAIHSRYPLKEYQVVDTLLPELSEEVLDINLVQRMTDSGRRVKFRVCVIVGNKDGYLGIGLGKDALVRSGIEKAVRDAKLHIINIKRGCGSWECNCGENHSIPFKVVGKAGSVKMTLKPAPKGIGLAAGDIPKRVLEFSGVQDVWAFSKGQTRTTFNQAYATFDALRSTSLVKTVER encoded by the coding sequence ATGAAGGATAGAGACAAAGGGCGGGAGAAGGAAAGGATCTTAGGGGAGTGGAAGCCTGTAACAAGATTGGGGCAACTCGTGCAAAGTGGAGAGATAAAAACGCTTGAAGAGGCGATTCACTCTAGGTATCCCTTAAAAGAGTATCAAGTTGTTGATACTCTGCTTCCTGAACTGAGCGAGGAGGTTCTGGATATTAACCTTGTTCAGCGAATGACTGATTCAGGGAGACGGGTGAAATTCAGAGTTTGCGTTATTGTAGGGAACAAAGACGGGTATCTCGGCATAGGTCTCGGTAAGGATGCGTTGGTTCGCAGCGGTATCGAGAAGGCGGTACGAGATGCGAAATTACATATTATCAATATCAAGCGCGGCTGTGGATCGTGGGAATGCAACTGCGGTGAGAACCATTCGATTCCTTTTAAGGTCGTAGGGAAAGCGGGAAGTGTGAAGATGACGTTAAAGCCCGCACCTAAGGGTATTGGCCTCGCTGCTGGAGATATCCCTAAACGTGTTTTGGAGTTCTCCGGTGTGCAGGATGTGTGGGCATTTTCAAAAGGACAAACGAGGACGACGTTCAACCAGGCTTACGCAACGTTCGACGCTTTGAGAAGCACCTCATTAGTGAAAACGGTGGAGAGATAA